The Oncorhynchus mykiss isolate Arlee chromosome 30, USDA_OmykA_1.1, whole genome shotgun sequence genome includes a window with the following:
- the LOC110521426 gene encoding relaxin-3 receptor 1-like — MNKLAMQPNDSAQTLVPEVCEQVLEDNAGLGYGGSTGNLSLRCWLHFLSKESILELQGDGSSITVRVMIALVYSVVCALGLVGNSLALYLLHSRHSQTQSSINCFVMGLALTDLQFVLTLPFWAIDTALDFRWPFGKVMCKIISSVTIMNMYASVFFLTAMSVARYYAVTSALKMHSRRTAAASAKWISLGIWVVSLLATVPHAIYSTSAQLYDEELCLVRFPESGSWDPQLLLGLYQLQKVLLGFVIPLVVITVCYLLLLRFVLSQRISGAASSEGSEGRHKRRSKVTKSVAIVVLSFFLCWLPNQALTLWGALIKFDLVHFSNAYYNVQNYTFPLTVCLAHTNSCLNPVLYCIIRREYRAGLKELLHATPTFRSLANLLPRKAKVAEAPPVMTLVQMDV; from the coding sequence ATGAATAAGTTAGCCATGCAACCAAATGACAGTGCGCAGACCCTGGTACCAGAGGTGTGTGAGCAAGTACTGGAGGATAATGCAGGACTGGGTTACGGTGGCTCTACTGGCAACCTGTCGCTGCGCTGCTGGCTACACTTCTTAAGCAAGGAATCTATACTGGAGCTACAGGGAGATGGTTCCAGCATCACAGTGCGTGTAATGATAGCTCTGGTGTACTCTGTCGTGTGTGCACTGGGGCTAGTGGGGAACTCTCTGGCACTCTACCTGCTTCACTCACGCCACAGTCAGACGCAGTCCTCAATCAACTGCTTTGTAATGGGCTTGGCTCTCACCGACCTGCAGTTTGTTCTCACGCTCCCCTTTTGGGCTATTGACACGGCTCTGGACTTCCGCTGGCCCTTCGGCAAAGTAATGTGTAAGATCATCAGCTCCGTGACCATCATGAACATGTACGCCAGCGTCTTCTTCTTGACTGCCATGAGTGTGGCGCGATACTACGCTGTGACCTCAGCCCTCAAGATGCACAGCAGGCGGACGGCGGCAGCCAGCGCCAAGTGGATCAGCCTGGGCATCTGGGTAGTGTCACTGCTAGCCACCGTGCCCCACGCCATCTACTCCACCAGTGCCCAGCTATACGACGAGGAACTGTGTTTGGTGCGATTCCCTGAGTCAGGCAGCTGGGACCCTCAGCTGCTCCTGGGGCTGTACCAGCTACAGAAAGTACTGCTGGGCTTTGTTATTCCCTTGGTGGTCATCACTGTGTGCTATCTGCTGCTGCTGCGCTTTGTGCTGAGCCAACGCATTAGTGGAGCGGCCAGCTCAGAGGGCTCGGAAGGCCGCCACAAGCGCCGGTCCAAAGTAACCAAGTCGGTGGCCATCGTGGTTCTGTCCTTTTTCTTGTGCTGGCTGCCCAACCAGGCGCTGACGCTGTGGGGCGCGCTGATTAAGTTTGACCTGGTGCACTTCAGCAACGCATATTACAACGTCCAGAACTACACCTTCCCGCTGACTGTGTGTCTGGCTCACACCAACAGCTGCCTCAACCCTGTGCTCTACTGCATAATCCGCCGTGAGTACCGCGCGGGCCTCAAAGAGCTGCTGCATGCCACACCCACCTTCAGGAGCCTGGCCAACCTGCTACCCCGCAAGGCCAAGGTGGCAGAGGCTCCCCCTGTCATGACGCTGGTCCAGATGGATGTCTAA
- the LOC110521427 gene encoding cyclic AMP-responsive element-binding protein 3-like protein 3-B: MDHYSDQGCDGIELLDLLFDQNNGILRHEEMGHHDNHAWPIHEPNVCPAEQQSEDFLNALLSGSGSVSGSPLWSPSPSDSGISEDPPSDQMDSPQRPESPPMEPHFIPPQPQTKVALDANFSININGWDSGFYPGRTGGTECSSDAHTTQLSSGFPLTVKDLLLSGTSDPPPQHSQQSFQELILNEDEKKLLAKEGVTLPSQLPLTKYEERILKKIRRKIRNKQSAQESRKKKKEYIDGLESRMAACNTHNQELQRKVFQLEKCNTSLMGQLHRLQTLVMGGSKKTAQTGTCVLVLLLSFSIILFPSLNPFAKVSQGGDFSPVRVQSRSLHNLQSSRVLHVIDQLYQTADDKAKPPDNHVLGDQGVDAIMSLLGKLGTGHGSQGLPNFDPMSQNNSMDEQVHFQGDPITGHIATVTWNPHRRATLRPHADDM; this comes from the exons ATGGACCACTATTCAGACCAG GGTTGCGACGGGATTGAGCTGCTTGATTTGCTGTTTGATCAAAACAATGGTATCCTCCGTCACGAGGAGATGGGACACCATGACAACCATGCCTGGCCAATCCATGAGCCTAAC GTGTGTCCAGCAGAGCAACAAAGCGAGGACTTCCTGAATGCCCTCCTGAGTGGCAGTGGCTCAGTGTCGGGGTCCCCCCTGTGGTCTCCCTCTCCTAGTGACAGTGGCATCAGTGAGGACCCGCCCTCGGATCAGATGGACAGCCCCCAGCGCCCTGAGAGCCCTCCCATGGAGCCCCACTTCATCCCCCCTCAGCCACAAACCAAGGTCGCCCTGGATGCCAACTTCTCCATTAATATCA ATGGCTGGGACTCAGGCTTCTACCCAGGCAGGACTGGGGGGACAGAGTGTTCCTCTGATGCACACACAACCCAGCTGTCTTCTGGATTTCCCCTCACTGTCAAGGACCTACTGCTCTCTGGCACATCTGATCCG CCCCCACAGCATTCCCAACAGTCCTTCCAAGAGTTGATTCTTAATGAGGATGAGAAAAAACTGCTGGCCAAGGAGGGGGTGACTCTGCCTAGCCAACTACCTCTCACAAAG TATGAGGAGAGGATTCTGAAGAAAATTCGCAGAAAGATCCGAAATAAGCAGTCGGCTCAGGAGAGCAGGAAGAAGAAAAAGGAATATATTGATGGTCTGGAGAGCAG GATGGCTGCCTGCAACACACACAACCAGGAGCTACAGAGGAAAGTGTTCCAGCTGGAGAAATGCAATAC GTCTCTGATGGGGCAGCTGCACAGGCTGCAGACTCTGGTCATGGGCGGCTCCAAAAAGACCGCCCAGACTGGGACTTGTGTCCTG GTACTGCTCCTGTCCTTCTCCATCATCCTCTTCCCCAGCCTGAACCCTTTTGCCAAGGTCAGCCAAGGAGGGGACTTCAGCCCAGTGAGGG TCCAGTCACGGTCCCTGCACAACCTCCAGTCCTCCAGAGTGCTACATGTGATTGACCAGCTGTACCAAACTGCAGACGACAAGGCCAAGCCTCCAGACAACCATGTCCTGGGAGACCAGGGTGTGGATGCGATTATGTCTCTGCTGGGAAAACTGGGCACTGGTCATGGCAGCCAAGGACTGCCCAATTTTGACCCCATGTCTCAAAATAATAGCATGGACGAGCAAGTCCATTTCCAGGGAGACCCCATTACTGGCCATATAGCTACAGTGACTTGGAATCCACACCGCAGAGCCACACTACGCCCACATGCTGATGACATGTGA